Proteins found in one Planococcus citri chromosome 2, ihPlaCitr1.1, whole genome shotgun sequence genomic segment:
- the LOC135833999 gene encoding uncharacterized protein LOC135833999, which yields MAHQTTAWMDILPAVLLGLRSTINSELEVSPAQLTFGAELRLPGDFIADTPELSNVPEFVKKLQSALKSVGKAFRRHGDTPIFVPKALDTCTHVFLRVETQRASLIPPYTGPHRVIRRKDKAIEIEVNGRAILVSVDRLKPAYLAPAPDVVKSRSQMEDTAKSEPTQHPEAEKSRPKRKVRFKGVYTR from the coding sequence ATGGCGCATCAGACTACTGCCTGGATGGATATTTTACCAGCAGTCCTACTTGGTCTTCGCTCAACAATCAACAGCGAACTTGAGGTGTCTCCAGCTCAACTTACATTTGGTGCTGAACTCCGTTTACCTGGAGATTTTATTGCTGACACACCTGAGCTGAGCAATGTTCCTGAGTTCGTCAAGAAGCTGCAGTCAGCGTTGAAGAGCGTTGGAAAAGCATTCAGACGACACGGAGATACTCCTATCTTCGTGCCAAAAGCTTTAGACACGTGTACACACGTTTTCTTACGTGTCGAAACCCAACGCGCTTCACTCATTCCACCATACACGGGTCCGCATCGTGTAATTCGCCGAAAGGATAAAGCGATTGAGATCGAGGTAAATGGAAGAGCAATCTTGGTGTCTGTTGACCGTTTAAAACCCGCGTATTTAGCACCTGCGCCGGACGTTGTCAAATCAAGGAGTCAGATGGAGGATACAGCCAAATCCGAACCTACTCAGCATCCTGAAGCTGAGAAAAGTCGTCCTAAACGCAAAGTCCGTTTTAAAGGCGTTTATACTCGATGA
- the LOC135833998 gene encoding uncharacterized protein LOC135833998: MTKPGDSKSDAEKEQPTPPQQQVVNAVHRIELPPFNGTNIRLWWHQVELRLGLGTFKNEQTKFEAVAGSLPHDIASNVQEMIFEPPELNPFSALRDRVFEVYEPSDTEKMNRLLEGCQLGDKKPSILLAEMRVLAKGRVTNKTLSDLFKRRLPEPVQLVLAAGCVTDPDKMAAVQYVRPPTVAAVATSGATSASSSEAPDHSSLLGQISALTEAVNTLVNENRQHRLRSRRRNDSENGRSRSRQRSGTPRNANYCWYHNRWAEKAKTCVGSCQWPKTLENK, encoded by the coding sequence ATGACCAAACCTGGCGATTCCAAAAGTGACGCGGAAAAGGAGCAGCCTACGCCGCCACAGCAGCAGGTCGTAAATGCCGTTCATCGTATAGAATTACCACCGTTTAATGGCACAAATATTCGTCTATGGTGGCATCAGGTTGAGCTGAGATTAGGTCTGGGCACTTTCAAGAATGAACAGACAAAATTCGAGGCTGTCGCCGGTTCCCTTCCCCACGATATAGCCAGCAACGTGCAGGAAATGATATTCGAGCCGCCAGAGCTGAATCCATTCTCGGCATTACGTGATCGCGTATTCGAGGTGTATGAGCCTTCGGATACTGAGAAAATGAATCGCCTGCTTGAAGGGTGTCAACTTGGTGATAAAAAACCATCTATTCTACTGGCTGAGATGCGTGTCCTTGCAAAAGGTCGCGTCACCAACAAAACATTGTCCGACCTGTTTAAACGCAGATTACCTGAGCCAGTTCAACTTGTTTTAGCTGCCGGATGCGTTACTGACCCGGATAAAATGGCTGCAGTTCAGTATGTTCGTCCACCTACAGTAGCAGCAGTAGCGACGTCAGGTGCGACCAGTGCATCCAGCTCCGAAGCACCTGACCATAGTTCGTTACTTGGTCAAATCTCAGCACTGACAGAAGCTGTCAATACACTTGTCAACGAAAATAGACAGCACAGATTGCGCTCACGTAGGCGAAATGATTCTGAGAATGGCCGGTCACGTTCCAGACAGCGTTCTGGGACGCCAAGAAACGCCAACTACTGCTGGTACCATAATCGTTGGGCTGAGAAAGCGAAAACGTGTGTCGGCAGTTGCCAATGGCCTAAAACGCTGGAAAACAAGTAG